Below is a genomic region from Bordetella pertussis 18323.
GCGACGTCGGGCTGGGCATCAATCCGGCGCTGCTCAAGCGCATCGAACAGGCCGACCTGGTGCTGATGGTGGGCGGCCGCATGTCGGAAAACCCCAGCCAGGCCTACACCCTGCTGGATATCCCGGTGCCGCGCCAGAAGCTGGTGCACGTGCATCCGGACAGCGCCGAGCTGGGCCGCGTCTACCGCGCCAACCTGGCGATCAACACCTCGCCGGCGGCGTTCTGCGCCGCGCTGGCGCAAGCGAACGGACCGTCCCAGCCGGCCTGGGCCGACGATACGCAGGCCATGCGCGCGAGCTATCTGCAATGGAGCGACCCCGCCGCCATCCGCACGCCCGGCGCGCTGCAACTGGGCGAAGTGATGGCGTTCCTGGAAAAGACCTTGCCGGCCGACGCCATCATGGCCAACGGCGCGGGCAACTACGCCACCTGGCTGCACCGTTTCCACCGTTACACGCGCTACGGCACGCAACTGGCCCCGACCTCCGGCTCGATGGGCTATGGCCTGCCCGCCGCGGTGGGCGCCAAGCGCATCTGGCCGCAGAAGACCGTGGTCTGCTTCGCCGGCGACGGCTGCTTCCTGATGCATGGCCAGGAATTCGCCACGGCGGTGCAGTACGACCTGCCCATCGTGGTCGTGCTGATCGACAACGGTATGTACGGCACGATCCGCATGCACCAGGAGAAGCACTACCCCGGCCGCATTTCGGCCACGAGCCTGAAGAACCCCGACTTCGCCGAGTACGCGCGCGCCTTCGGCGGCCACGGCGAACGCGTCGAGACCACCGAACAGTTCGCGCCGGCCTTCGAGCGTGCGCTGGCCAGCGGCAAGCCCGCCATCCTGCACTGCCTGATCGACCCGGAAACCATCACGCCGTCGACCACGCTGGAGAAAATCCGCGCCGCGGCCCTCAAGGCACAGTAAGCGTGCGGACGCGGCGATGCCGCGCCCGCATATCCACGATCCGGATTTGAGTTTTTCGTATCTACACTGGAGTACCCGCATGTCCTCGACGCCCTCGTTCCACTGGCAAGATCCCCTGTTGCTCGACCAGCAACTGACCGAAGAAGAGCGCATGGTGCGCGACGCCGCCGTGGCCTACTCGCAAGACAAGCTGGCGCCGCGCGTGCTGGAAGCCTTCCGCCACGAAAAGACCGACCCCGCCATCTTCGCCGAAATGGGCGAACTGGGCCTGCTGGGCGCCACCATCCCCACCGAATACGGCGGCGCCGGCCTGAACTACGTCTGCTACGGCCTGATCGCGCGCGAAGTCGAACGCGTCGATTCCGGCTACCGTTCGATGATGAGCGTGCAGTCGTCGCTGGTGATGGTGCCCATCAATGAATTCGGCAGCGAAGCGCAGAAGCGCAAGTACCTGCCCAAGCTGGCCGCCGGCGAGTGGATCGGCTGCTTCGGCCTGACCGAGCCCAACCATGGCTCGGACCCCGGCGGCATGGAAACCCGCGCCACCAAGACCCCCGACGGCTACAAGCTGACCGGCAACAAGATGTGGATCACCAACTCGCCCATCGCCGACGTGTTCGTGGTGTGGGCCAAGTGCGTGGGCGGCGACTTCGACGGCAAGATCCGCGGCTTCATCCTGGAAAAGGGCATGAAGGGCCTGTCGGCGCCGGCCATCCATGGCAAGGTCGGCCTGCGCGCCTCCATCACCGGTGAAATCGTGATGGACGAAGTGGAAGTGTCCGAAGAGCAGATGATGCCTGGCGTGTCCGGCCTGAAGGGCCCGTTCACCTGCCTGAATTCGGCGCGCTACGGCATTGCCTGGGGCGCGCTGGGCGCGGCCGAGGCCTGCTGGCACACCGCCCGCCAGTACACCATGGACCGCAAGCAGTTCGGCCGCCCGCTGGCCGCCAACCAGCTGATCCAGAAGAAGCTGGCCGACATGCAGACCGAGATCACGCTGGGCCTGCAAGGCTGCCTGCGCCTGGGCCGCATGAAGGACGAAGGCACCGCCGCAGTCGAGATCACCTCGATCATGAAGCGCAACTCGTGCGGCAAGGCGCTGGACATCGCCCGCCTGGCGCGCGACATGCTCGGCGGCAACGGCATCTCCGACGAATTCGGCGTCGCCCGCCACCTGGTCAACCTCGAAGTCGTCAACACCTACGAAGGCACGCACGACGTGCACGCCCTCATCCTCGGTCGCGCCCAGACCGGACTGCAAGCCTTCTACTAAACCCCGCGTGCCTGTCCCCGCAAGGGGGACTGGCACCGGCAAACTTCCCCGCGTGCCTGTCCCAATCCGCGAAGTGCCTGTCCCCGCACGGGGACTGGCACCGGCCGACCCGCGGCCCTTGCGCGAAGGCTGCCCCCCTACGAATCCCCGCTCAGGTCGAACAGGCTGGTGGCGTCGAGTTCGAGCACGGTTTCGCCGTGCTGGTTGTCCACCACCCAGGCCCAGTTGACGATGCCCAGGTCGTTGCGCGAAGCGGAAACGCGCGCGCCCTGCACGCGCGCGTGCAGGGTCAGGGTGTCGCCGGGGCGCACCGGCACGCGCCAGCTGACCTCGCCCAGGCCGGGCGAGCCGAACGATTCGGAGTCGTGCAGGATGGCGTCGACCGCCATGCGCATGGCCAGCGCGCAGGTGTGCCAGCCGCTGGCGATCAGGCCGCCCCAACGGCCTTCGGCGGCGCGCTGGACGTCGGTGTGGAACCATTGGGGATCGAACTTGCGCGCGAACTCCAGGATCTCTGCCTCGGTCACCTGGAGCGGGCCGCCGGTGATCACCATACCGGCACGCAGATCTGCGAATTTCATGGAACGTCCTTGCTGAAAGGCAGCGGGCAGCCCGTTGCTGCCGAGCCGCGCCAATGCAGCAGGATAGACCAAACGCGCCGCCCGCGTGTTGCGCGGCGGCATCGCGCCCGGCGTGCCGGGCGCGATGCGTGGATCAGATCACGGCTTCGATCAGGAAGGGCCCCTTGCGGGCCAGCGCCGCGCGCATCGCCTGGGTGAAGCCTTCGACCGTATCGACCCGCACGGCCTCCACGCCCAGGCCCTGCGAGACCTGCACCCAGTCGATGTGGGGGTCGACCAGGTCCAGCATGCGCTTGGCGTTCTCGCCCGGCTGGATCACGCCGACGTTCTTCATTTCGCCATGCAGCGTGGCGTAGGTGCGGTTGGCGTAGATGATGGTCAGGCAGTCCAGCCGTTCGCGCGCCTGCGTCCACAGCGCCTGCACCGTGTACATGCCGCTGCCGTCGGCCTGCAACAGCACGACCTTGCGGTCCGGGCAGGCCACGGCCGCGCCGGTGGCCAGCGGCAGGCCGATGCCGATGGCGCCGCCGGTCAGCTGCAGCCAATCGTGCGGCGCGGAATGCACGCTGTAGATGCCGAACTCGCGCCCCTGGGTGATCGATTCGTCGCAGACAATGGCGTTGTCCGGCAGCAGCGCGGCCGCCACGCGGTTGACGGCGGCGCTGGTCAGGCGGCCCTCGGCGGGCACGGCCTCGGTCAGCGCGGCCGGCCGGGTCTGCGGCGCATCGGCGGGAATGCCCAGCTCGTCGGCCAGCCATTCCAGCGCGTGGTGCAGGTCCTGCTCCGGTTCGGCCAGCACGATCTGGTCGTACTCCTGCGGCGCCAGCAGGCTGGGCTTGCCCGGGTAGGCGAAAAAGGCCACCGGCGAGCGCGAGCCGACCAGGACCAGATGGCGCACGTCCTTGAGAAAGGCCACGGCCAGGTCGACCGGGTACGGCAGGCGGACCACGGGCGGACGATTGGCGCCGCGCTCGATGCGGCGGCTGGAGGTTTCGGCGGCCAGCCGCACGCCGGTGGCGTGCGCGATGCGGCCGGCTGCGGCCAGCGCGCGGCCACGCAGCGCGGCCCCGCCCAGCAGCAAGGTGGTGGCCTGGCCGCTGCGGATGGCCTGGGCGGCGGCGCGGATGGCCTGGGCGTCGACCTGCGCCTGCGGCGCCTGGCGCACCGGCTGCGGCGCGGGCGTATCGTCGGGCAGGTCGGTCCAGGCGGCGTCGGCCGGCAGGATCAGGGTCGATACGTTGCCCGGCTCCTGGCGCGCCACCTGGATGGCCTCGCTGGTCTGCGCGGCCACCGAGGCGGCATCGCGGATGCGTCCCACCCAGTGCGACATCGGCTGCGCCACGGCTTCGACGTCGCTGGTCAGCGGCGCGTCGTACTGCACATGGTAGGTGGCATGGTCGCCCACCACGTTGACCATGGGCGTACGGGCGCGCTTGGCGTTGTGCAGGTTGGCCAGCCCGTTGCCCAGGCCCGGCCCCAGGTGCAGCAGCGTCGCCGCCGGCTTGTCGGCCATGCGCGCGTAGCCGTCGGCGGCGCCGGTCACGACCCCTTCGAACAGCCCGAGCACGCAACGCATGCGCGGCTTGCGGTCCAGCGCGGCCACGAAGTGCATTTCGGACGTGCCGGGATTGGCAAAACAGACATCGATGTCATTGGCAAGCAGTGTGTCGCAAAGGCTGTCGGCGCCGTTCATAGTCTACGCAGAGGAAAAGGGTCAATGGGAAGAGGGACATCATAGGCATAGAGCGCGCCAGGGGCTAGAACCATTTGCCGCCCCGGCCATGGAACCACTGCCGCGCGGGCGCGCGCGGCAGGCCGGGCTCAACCCAGGATCTGTCCCAGGAATGCCTGCGCCCGGCTGCTGCGCGGCGCGCTGAAGAAACGCTCGGGCGTATCGGACTCGACGATGCTGCCGCCGTCCATGAACACGACCCGGTCGCCGACTTCGCGGGCGAAACCCATTTCGTGCGTGACGCAGATCATGGTCATGCCGTCGCGCGCCAGCTCGACCATGGTGTCGAGTACTTCCTTGACCATCTCGGGATCCAGCGCCGACGTGGGCTCGTCGAACAGCATGATGCGCGGCTGCATGCACAGCGCGCGCGCGATGGCCACGCGCTGCTTCTGCCCGCCCGACAGCTGCCCCGGATACTTGTCGGCCAACTGCGCGATGCGCACCCGTTCGAGGAACTGCATGGCGCGCCGCGCCGCTTCGCCTTCGTCCAGCCCCTTGACGCGCATCGGCGCCAGGGTGCAGTTCTCCAGCACGGTCAGGTGCGGGAACAGGTTGAAGTGCTGGAACACCATGCCGACGTCGGCGCGGATGCGCTCGATATTGCGCAGTTCGCCGTCGAGCGTGATGCCGTTGACGACGATCTCGCCTTTCTCGTGCTCTTCCAGGCGGTTGAGCAGCCGGATGGTGGTGGACTTGCCCGATTCCGACGGGCCGCACAGGATGACCCGTTCGCCCTGGTAGACATCGAGATCCAGGTCCCGCAGCACCTGGAAATCGCCATACCACTTCGAAACGCCGCGCAGCGTGATGACCGGCGCCGGCTGGTTGCATGCATCCATCGTTCTGATCCTGTTAATGCGCTATGCCTTGGAGATGTCGTGGTTCTCGCCCGCCCCGCTCCAGTAGCCCGGCACCGTCAGGCGCTTCTCCGAGCGGCGGAACAGGTGCGCCAGCACGCTGCACATGGCGAAGTAGATGGCGCCGACCATCGTGTAGACCGTCAGGGCCTGGAAGGTGGCGCCCGCCAGCATCTCGCCGGCGCGCATCAGCTCGTACACGCTGATCACGGCCACCAGCGAGGTTTCCTTGATCAGCACCAGCGCGTAGTTGCCCAGCGCCGGAAACACCGTGCGCACGGCCTGCGGCAGCACCACGCGGCGCAGGCGGTCGACCTTGTTCAGGCCCAGCGCGCGCGCCGCCTCGTACTGGCCGGAATCGACCGACTGGATGCCGCTGCGAAACAGCTCGGCCAGGTAGGCGCCGAAGTTCAGCGTCAGGCCCAGCACGCCGGCCACGAACGCATTGATCACCACCCCCAGCTCCGGCATGCCGTAGTAGATGTAGAACAGCTGCAGCAGCAGCGGGGTGCCCCGGATGATGTCGATGTACAGGCGCGCGCCGCGGCTGAGCACGCGCGACTTGGACAAGCGGCACAGGCAGACCAGCAGGCCCAGGGCGACGGCCAGCACCGCCGAACAGAAGAACAGCGCCAGCATCCACATCGTGCCTTCGGCCAGCGGCGTCAGGTACATGCGCAAGGTTTCGAGATTCATCGTCGCCTCCTGCCGCGCGCGCTTATTTGCTGATGAGGTCGGCCACACCCCACTTGCGCCCGATCTCGGCCAGTTCGCCATTGCGCTTCATCTCGGCCAGCGCGACATTGACCGCGTCCAGCAGCGCCTTGTTGTCCTTCTGCACCGCCAGGCCCACGTGCCACTTTTTCTGCGGCTGGTACTGCGTGGCCAGCTTCACGCCGGGAATCTTCTTGGTGCGGATCTGGTAGATGATGCTGGGCGGGTCGATGATGCCCAGCTCGATGCGGCCGGCGCGCACATCGGCCAGCAGGGTCGAGTAGTCCTGGTAGGTGGAGACCTTGGTGTCCGGCATGTCCTTGATCATGTTGAACTGCACCGAATCCACCAGCACGCCGATGCGCCGGCCCTGCAGGTCCTCGAAGCGCTTGATGTCGTCGGGGTTCTGCTCGCGCAACACCAGGCCCTCGCCCCATTCGTACACGGGCGCCGAGAAGTCGATCACCTTGGCGCGCTCGGGCGTGACGAACAACGGCGCCGACATCACATCCGCGCGGCCGGACGTCAGCGTGGGGATCAGGCCCGAGAACGGCACGTCCTTCAGGTTCATGGCCACGCCCAGGTGCTTGGCGACGGCGGTGCCCACGTCGACCATGATGCCTTCGAGCTGGTTGCTGGCCGGGTTCTTGAAGCCGTGCGGCGGCGCCGACGCGGTGGTCACGACATTGGCGGACTTGGCGGCGCGCACTTCGTCCAGCGTGCGGGCCGCGGCGCTGCCCGCGTGCGCCAGCATGCCCACGGTCGCCAGGATGCCCAGAGCGGCTTTGATCTTCATGTGTATTCCCCTTGTAGCGTGGCGGCTCAGTCCGGCCGCCCTTGCGGATAGGCCTGTACCGCCGCGGCGGCCAGGGCGCAGAATTCTTGCATCACGGAGGCCGCCAGGAACGCCGTCGCGCCG
It encodes:
- a CDS encoding thiamine pyrophosphate-binding protein; translation: MTTANHSTPASRLGGHILVDQLAAHGVKHVFCVPGESYLAVLDGLHDASIDVTVCRQEGGAAMMADAHGKLTGEPGICMVTRGPGASNALAGVHIAKQDSTPMILFVGQIERGMREREAFQEMDYRAVFGTQAKWVTEIDQVERIPELISRAFHVATSGRPGPVVIALPEDVLVETASVPDAPRYEVIDAAPAAGQMDQLAQMLAQAKAPVAILGGSRWNAQAVQQFADFAQRHALPTAVSFRRQMLFPADHPCFIGDVGLGINPALLKRIEQADLVLMVGGRMSENPSQAYTLLDIPVPRQKLVHVHPDSAELGRVYRANLAINTSPAAFCAALAQANGPSQPAWADDTQAMRASYLQWSDPAAIRTPGALQLGEVMAFLEKTLPADAIMANGAGNYATWLHRFHRYTRYGTQLAPTSGSMGYGLPAAVGAKRIWPQKTVVCFAGDGCFLMHGQEFATAVQYDLPIVVVLIDNGMYGTIRMHQEKHYPGRISATSLKNPDFAEYARAFGGHGERVETTEQFAPAFERALASGKPAILHCLIDPETITPSTTLEKIRAAALKAQ
- a CDS encoding acyl-CoA dehydrogenase; protein product: MSSTPSFHWQDPLLLDQQLTEEERMVRDAAVAYSQDKLAPRVLEAFRHEKTDPAIFAEMGELGLLGATIPTEYGGAGLNYVCYGLIAREVERVDSGYRSMMSVQSSLVMVPINEFGSEAQKRKYLPKLAAGEWIGCFGLTEPNHGSDPGGMETRATKTPDGYKLTGNKMWITNSPIADVFVVWAKCVGGDFDGKIRGFILEKGMKGLSAPAIHGKVGLRASITGEIVMDEVEVSEEQMMPGVSGLKGPFTCLNSARYGIAWGALGAAEACWHTARQYTMDRKQFGRPLAANQLIQKKLADMQTEITLGLQGCLRLGRMKDEGTAAVEITSIMKRNSCGKALDIARLARDMLGGNGISDEFGVARHLVNLEVVNTYEGTHDVHALILGRAQTGLQAFY
- a CDS encoding MaoC family dehydratase; translation: MKFADLRAGMVITGGPLQVTEAEILEFARKFDPQWFHTDVQRAAEGRWGGLIASGWHTCALAMRMAVDAILHDSESFGSPGLGEVSWRVPVRPGDTLTLHARVQGARVSASRNDLGIVNWAWVVDNQHGETVLELDATSLFDLSGDS
- a CDS encoding acetolactate synthase large subunit: MNGADSLCDTLLANDIDVCFANPGTSEMHFVAALDRKPRMRCVLGLFEGVVTGAADGYARMADKPAATLLHLGPGLGNGLANLHNAKRARTPMVNVVGDHATYHVQYDAPLTSDVEAVAQPMSHWVGRIRDAASVAAQTSEAIQVARQEPGNVSTLILPADAAWTDLPDDTPAPQPVRQAPQAQVDAQAIRAAAQAIRSGQATTLLLGGAALRGRALAAAGRIAHATGVRLAAETSSRRIERGANRPPVVRLPYPVDLAVAFLKDVRHLVLVGSRSPVAFFAYPGKPSLLAPQEYDQIVLAEPEQDLHHALEWLADELGIPADAPQTRPAALTEAVPAEGRLTSAAVNRVAAALLPDNAIVCDESITQGREFGIYSVHSAPHDWLQLTGGAIGIGLPLATGAAVACPDRKVVLLQADGSGMYTVQALWTQARERLDCLTIIYANRTYATLHGEMKNVGVIQPGENAKRMLDLVDPHIDWVQVSQGLGVEAVRVDTVEGFTQAMRAALARKGPFLIEAVI
- a CDS encoding amino acid ABC transporter ATP-binding protein — its product is MDACNQPAPVITLRGVSKWYGDFQVLRDLDLDVYQGERVILCGPSESGKSTTIRLLNRLEEHEKGEIVVNGITLDGELRNIERIRADVGMVFQHFNLFPHLTVLENCTLAPMRVKGLDEGEAARRAMQFLERVRIAQLADKYPGQLSGGQKQRVAIARALCMQPRIMLFDEPTSALDPEMVKEVLDTMVELARDGMTMICVTHEMGFAREVGDRVVFMDGGSIVESDTPERFFSAPRSSRAQAFLGQILG
- a CDS encoding amino acid ABC transporter permease, whose amino-acid sequence is MNLETLRMYLTPLAEGTMWMLALFFCSAVLAVALGLLVCLCRLSKSRVLSRGARLYIDIIRGTPLLLQLFYIYYGMPELGVVINAFVAGVLGLTLNFGAYLAELFRSGIQSVDSGQYEAARALGLNKVDRLRRVVLPQAVRTVFPALGNYALVLIKETSLVAVISVYELMRAGEMLAGATFQALTVYTMVGAIYFAMCSVLAHLFRRSEKRLTVPGYWSGAGENHDISKA
- a CDS encoding ABC transporter substrate-binding protein; protein product: MKIKAALGILATVGMLAHAGSAAARTLDEVRAAKSANVVTTASAPPHGFKNPASNQLEGIMVDVGTAVAKHLGVAMNLKDVPFSGLIPTLTSGRADVMSAPLFVTPERAKVIDFSAPVYEWGEGLVLREQNPDDIKRFEDLQGRRIGVLVDSVQFNMIKDMPDTKVSTYQDYSTLLADVRAGRIELGIIDPPSIIYQIRTKKIPGVKLATQYQPQKKWHVGLAVQKDNKALLDAVNVALAEMKRNGELAEIGRKWGVADLISK